ATATGAGGATTTAAAAGATACACTTGAATTTATCAGAGGACTGCCGCTTATGGTATTAAGTTAGCAGTCCTCTGAAGTGTCTCTAAGATTTATCGTTTTAATAAAAAATGTGCTACCGGAACATTTCCATCCATTTCTGTACTACTTACTATAAAACCGCATTTTTCTGTATAAAACTTTATGTTTTCCTCTTTATCCGCAGGGGTTACCAATGTTATCTTTTTCCAATCGCAATAAAAGTCCAGAATATGGTGAAATGCGTGTGTGCCAATTCCTTTGCCCTGATATTCAGGAATAATGCAAAGACATCCCAAATAATACTCTCCATCTCCTCTGTCAGCAATTGAAATAGCTCCAATGGGATTGTTTACGCTGTAAATAATTAGTTTTTGAGACTTTTCAATCGATGCTTCCATTTCTTCTCTTGTTTTACCATAAGCAGGACATTCCCCATACTTAACATAATCAGTATAGAATGCTGCATTATAAATATTGATTAATAAATCTACATCTTTCTTTTCAGCTCTTATATATCTCAATCCCATAATACTTTTCATCCAATCTAAAATTTTCACCTCTTGCATGTAAGGAAATAACAATCATTTATATGCTTTCAAAATGTTCGTACTTTGCCATTTATTCAGTAGTTCGACTTTTGAAAATCCTCCGGAGAGTAACGCTTCTGTTTCATGCGCTCGTGTAAGCGGTGTATCATAGTGATAGAACTCACTGTCACATATTCCCAATTCTTTTTTCAACCGGGAAAGCTCTAAAAAGTTATTCTTTTCTTCCTCATCATTTTCAGCCATATAGTCCGTTAAAATAAAATATCCGCCCTCTCTCAACGAACCATGCAGCTTTTTATAAAGCAGGATTTTCTGTTCCATAGTGAAATGATGCAATGATTCCACAGAAACGGCAGCATCAAATACTTTTTCACCAAAAGGAACCTCAAAATATGAACCATTGATAAGCGTAAGCTGTTTGTCTGGAAATTTGGCCTTAAGTGCTTTTAACATCCCATTTGCCAAATCGATTCCTGTTATGGCAGCAAGTGGATTAAGCATAAAATATTCGTTCAATTCAAGCCCTGTCCCACAGCCCAAATCGAGTACTTTACAGCCTTCGGCCATAGGCAGCTGGGATGCCGTATAGGGATAAAATATTTTTGCAGAATCAATAGCATTAAGCTGGTGATCCTCATACCCATCTAAACGACTATCAAAAAATTCTTCCATCTTTTCAAGTTTCATTACAATCCCCCCCATATGATCAATCAAATAAGTTTTAAGAATATACTACCATCTAACATACGAACTATCAATATTTGTTACTGAATGTACATCAAATTTCAGCTTATTTATTCGTGATAAGTAAATCATAACATGAATAGGTATAATCCTTAAAAAATTCAATATTGGATAACAGAGTATAATACTTTTCACCTAAAACTGCCAGCTATCCATATATCGCTCTCATACAAAAATGCCAACGGCACTTATTAATTACAATAAGCAAGTAAAAGTAGCAAAAAAGCAACCAGCAGGGACTACAAAAGTACAAGTCAAATATGGTAAGATAGAAAAAAACACGGAGGTGGATTTCTATGATTTTTCCGGAAAAATTACAGCTACTAAGAAAAAGCAAAGGCATAACGCAGGAGGAACTAGCTGAAAAAGTTTCCGTATCCCGTCAAGCCATAACAAAATGGGAAAGCGGCCAGGCATATCCTGACATTTCCAATCTCATCAGTATATCAGAATTTTTTAAAGTTACGATTGACCATTTGGTAAAAGATAATGATTCCTGCATTACTTCTATCGTCAAGGAAGATTCCTGCGACAGTAATGAATTAATTGATTTTCTTATTAAGGCAAAATGTAATACTTATGCTGCGAAAGGAAGAGAATGTGCCTCTTCAAGGCCAAGCTCCCATGATTTACGTTATGAAGAAGGCGTCTTCTTGTATTTAGACACGTATATCGGCGGTGAGTGTTTTTCCGGAGAAGAAGCCGTGTGGAAAAACAGCATTCCAATCTATGCAATGAATTACTCCGGTCGGGTAATAAGCAGTAATTTTAACAGCGACTTTTTAAAGGCGGTCTTATTAGCGGTACCCCGGGATAAACCCTTCCGCGGTCCTGACTTCTATCAAGAGCATGATTATCTTTATAAATGCAAGGTATGCGGAGATTTCAAATGGTATCAGGGATACGAAGAAATATACTATAAGAATTTACAGGTTTATGAGTGTTATTTTCATGGAGGAATCGTAAAGTGAGATAATCAGCACAATGCCTGTATTTACAATTTATCACTATGGCTGCCCTCATAAGTATCGAACCATGTATTAGAATGAGAACAGTCTATACCTATATCCAATTTGGCATAATCCTTATTTTCCTTCCGGTTCATGGCAATTCCCTTTCCTATATCTCATATAATATTAATATCAACATCCGGAAAGGAAGTAAAAACATGCCCCCATTCCCACCTACCGATAGATCGCCAACCTCACCTATTGATAGACCCCAAAGACCCCCATCCCCGCCTACTGGCAGGCCGCCATCTCCACCTACCGGCAGGCCGCCATCTCCACCTACCGGCAGGCCGCCATCTCCACCTACTGGCAGGCCGCCATCTCCACCTACCGGCAGGCCTCCATCTCCACCTACCGGCAGGCCTCCATCTCCACCTACTGGCAGGCCTCCATCTCCACCTACTGGCAGGCCACCATCTCCACCTACTGGCAGGCCGCCATCTCCACCTACTGGAAGGCCACCATCTCCACCTACTGGAAGGCCACCTGGAGGAGGCGGTCCGGTACCTATGGGACCTCCACCATCCAGCGTTCCCCGAAGGCCTGGCCCTCCAAGCCCTGGAGTCAGATTTGTCAATCCTGGTTCCATGAGAAATTGCATTGGACGTTTTACTTATGTATGGTTAAGCAACGGATTAGAGTTTTGGTTTTTCCCAGTTCAGATCTGGGCAAATACCGTCGCAGGATTCCGTTGGGACCGAAGATTTGGTTGGTCATATACCGGAATATCACTAAACCGAATCGATATGTTTTCTTGCACCTGACGGCCATTTCTTCACAATTCAAAAAGCGATCCTTTATGGATCGTTTTTTGTTTACATTACCATTTTCTTTTAGGATTTCTGGGGAACCAGCCCTTTTCCACCCTCTCTTTCTGCTCTTTAAGCTCCTTTATACTCCATAAAAGCGAGAAGCCCAAAACTGCCAAAAGTGCGGATAATACTACCTTAGCGCATGCAAGAGAGAAACCGATACACAAGATTCCCCCTATCAGAAAAAGCGGCCAGATTCTGCTGCTAAAGTAATATTCTGCCTTGATAACAACAGGATGTAATAATCCGATGATAAGAAATGTTCCGATACCGATAAGAATTCCATTATAATTCATATTTGTCACCAACCTATCCCTTTGTAGTCGTTTCTGTTCTGCCTGCCTGACGCGTTTTAATAACAAAGATAAAAACATAATTGTGCAGAATAAAGGCTGCGATAAGAAGCAGACGTACAGCCATATTTCCGATCAATAGAAAGGAGATAAACATCATCAATCCTGCGGCAGTCTGAATGATAAGCTTCTGCTTTCTTGTCATTGACCGGTCATATTCATACCCTTTCACGTATTTTGCATACAGACCTGTGCCTCTGAACCAGCAATTGAGCTTTTCAGAGCTTTTTGTAAAACAGAGCAAGGCCAGCAGGAAGAACGGTGTGGCAGGCAGGCCAGGTACCACCGTTCCCATAACTCCCAGGGCCATGGCAGCGATTCCAATAGAAGCATATATTACTTTTTTTAACAAGCAAGACCCTCCTGTTCATTCCCCGCTGAAGCTTCCTGCAGTCCGGATATGTTTATCATGATCTATATAATAGTATTGGAGCTATGAGTTGATTATTCGTGCCGC
This genomic stretch from Lacrimispora sphenoides harbors:
- a CDS encoding DUF4491 family protein, whose product is MNYNGILIGIGTFLIIGLLHPVVIKAEYYFSSRIWPLFLIGGILCIGFSLACAKVVLSALLAVLGFSLLWSIKELKEQKERVEKGWFPRNPKRKW
- a CDS encoding DUF5680 domain-containing protein — encoded protein: MIFPEKLQLLRKSKGITQEELAEKVSVSRQAITKWESGQAYPDISNLISISEFFKVTIDHLVKDNDSCITSIVKEDSCDSNELIDFLIKAKCNTYAAKGRECASSRPSSHDLRYEEGVFLYLDTYIGGECFSGEEAVWKNSIPIYAMNYSGRVISSNFNSDFLKAVLLAVPRDKPFRGPDFYQEHDYLYKCKVCGDFKWYQGYEEIYYKNLQVYECYFHGGIVK
- a CDS encoding class I SAM-dependent methyltransferase — its product is MKLEKMEEFFDSRLDGYEDHQLNAIDSAKIFYPYTASQLPMAEGCKVLDLGCGTGLELNEYFMLNPLAAITGIDLANGMLKALKAKFPDKQLTLINGSYFEVPFGEKVFDAAVSVESLHHFTMEQKILLYKKLHGSLREGGYFILTDYMAENDEEEKNNFLELSRLKKELGICDSEFYHYDTPLTRAHETEALLSGGFSKVELLNKWQSTNILKAYK
- a CDS encoding GNAT family N-acetyltransferase, whose product is MGLRYIRAEKKDVDLLINIYNAAFYTDYVKYGECPAYGKTREEMEASIEKSQKLIIYSVNNPIGAISIADRGDGEYYLGCLCIIPEYQGKGIGTHAFHHILDFYCDWKKITLVTPADKEENIKFYTEKCGFIVSSTEMDGNVPVAHFLLKR
- a CDS encoding YbaN family protein, with product MLKKVIYASIGIAAMALGVMGTVVPGLPATPFFLLALLCFTKSSEKLNCWFRGTGLYAKYVKGYEYDRSMTRKQKLIIQTAAGLMMFISFLLIGNMAVRLLLIAAFILHNYVFIFVIKTRQAGRTETTTKG